In Labrus bergylta chromosome 1, fLabBer1.1, whole genome shotgun sequence, one genomic interval encodes:
- the asah1b gene encoding acid ceramidase, with protein sequence MGHSAFFILAVFLSIASAQFIPPYTEDCRADMYPPKGPTYRGGVSWYTVDLDLPPSKRWTALITDKKTELVSMVQAIKDLADMFVPSGRLTELVDLTLPLMASTLPEPFGDELKGIADVSGIALGEIVLFNIFYEVFTVCTSVVAEDTKGNLIHGRNLDFGLFMGWDVKNKSWIISEKLKPLVVNLDFKRNNQTVFKSTNFAGYVGMLTGIKPQLFTLTMNERFSIDGGYIGILEWIFGNREGMWMSFLTRSVLENANSYEEAKARLAQTKLLAPAYFILGGNSTGQGCIITRSRVLSLDILEIDLKLGRWYVLETNYDHWKAPLFLDDRRTPAMKCMNKTTQTGISLKTMYDMLSTKPVLNKLTTYTTLMQVSKGNLESYIRDCPNPCMPW encoded by the exons ATGGGtcattctgctttttttattttagcggTGTTTTTATCCATAGCGTCGGCCCAGTTCATACCACCG taTACAGAAGACTGTCGGGCTGACATGTATCCACCAAAGGGTCCCAC GTACAGAGGAGGTGTCAGCTGGTACACGGTGGACCTCGACCTGCCCCCCAGCAAGAGATGGACAGCTCTGATTACTGACAAGAAAACCGAA CTGGTCAGCATGGTTCAGGCAATCAAAGACTTGGCTGATATGTTTGTGCCCAGCGGCAGACTGACAGAGTTGGTTGACTTAACACTG CCTTTAATGGCGAGCACACTCCCAGAGCCTTTTGGTGATGAACTCAAAGGAATCGCAGACGTTTCAGGCATTGCTCTCG GTGAAATCGTCTTGTTCAACATCTTCTACGAGGTGTTCACTGTGTGCACATCAGTTGTTGCAGAAGACACTAAGG GCAACCTGATTCATGGTAGAAATCTGGACTTTGGCTTATTTATGGG CTGGGATGTGAAAAATAAGTCATGGATCATTAGTGAGAAGCTGAAGCCTCTGGTGGTCAACCTCGACTTCAAGAGAAACAACCAGACGGTCTTTAAGTCGACAAACTTTGCTGGATATGTTGGCATGCTGACTGGTATCAAGCCT CAACTTTTCACTCTGACTATGAACGAACGCTTCAGCATCGATGGCGGGTACATCG GAATCCTGGAGTGGATCTTCGGGAACAGAGAAGGCATGTGGATGAGCTTTCTCACTCGCTCTGTCCTAGAAAACGCAAACAG CTATGAAGAAGCCAAAGCCCGCCTGGCTCAGACCAAGCTGCTGGCTCCAGCCTACTTCATCCTCGGAGGAAACAGCACAGGCCAGGGCTGCATCATCACCAGGTCCAGAGTGCTCAGTCTTGATATCTTGGA GATCGACCTGAAACTGGGCCGGTGGTACGTTCTGGAGACAAACTACGATCACTGGAAGGCGCCATTGTTCCTGGACGATCGCAGAACTCCAGCCATGAAGTGCATGAACAAGACCACACAGACA GGTATCTCTCTAAAGACCATGTATGACATGCTCTCAACCAAACCAGTGCTAAACAAG TTGACGACATACACAACACTGATGCAAGTGTCCAAGGGAAATCTGGAGTCGTATATTCGTGACTGTCCGAACCCGTGCATGCCATGGTAA